The Corynebacterium poyangense genome includes a window with the following:
- a CDS encoding phosphomannomutase/phosphoglucomutase codes for MYSREELADVIKAYDVRGVVGDVFDENLVRDIGSALGCLLREEGEQTLAIGHDMRESSPRLVEALIEGVLPQGIDVVDLGLTSTDELYFASGSLHCAGVMFTASHNPARYNGMKMCRAGARPIGKDTGLDAMCTMLVEGIPPFSGQPGQRRELNVLTAYADHVKSLVDLSSMRPLVVAVDAANGMGGLTVPAVFEGLPIELKPLYFELDGTFPNHEANPLEPANLRDLQEFVQETGADIGLAFDGDADRCFVVDELGQPVSPSAICALIAERYLATRPGATIIHNLITSQSVPETIARNGGVALKTRVGHSFIKAAMAESGAVFGGEHSAHYYFTEFYNADSGILAALHVLAALGSQSKPLSELMASYQHYEASGEINSTVNDQQERVDAVLDAFKERIASVERLDGVSVKLQGTPAWFNIRASNTEPLLRLNVEARSRSEVEDLVSEILSIIRA; via the coding sequence ATGTACTCTCGCGAAGAGCTAGCTGACGTTATCAAGGCTTATGATGTGCGCGGTGTGGTCGGAGATGTATTCGACGAAAATCTGGTGCGCGATATCGGTTCCGCGCTGGGGTGCCTACTCCGGGAAGAAGGGGAACAGACCCTCGCCATCGGGCATGATATGCGCGAAAGCTCCCCGCGCTTGGTGGAAGCATTGATCGAAGGAGTCCTACCGCAGGGTATAGATGTCGTGGACTTGGGGCTGACTTCAACTGATGAGCTCTATTTCGCGTCCGGTTCTTTGCACTGTGCCGGAGTAATGTTTACTGCCAGCCACAATCCAGCTCGTTACAACGGGATGAAAATGTGCCGAGCAGGGGCTCGCCCAATTGGGAAAGACACTGGGTTAGATGCCATGTGCACCATGCTGGTGGAAGGAATTCCACCCTTTTCTGGCCAACCAGGTCAGCGTCGGGAACTTAATGTGCTGACCGCCTATGCTGATCACGTGAAATCCTTAGTGGATCTTTCATCCATGCGACCTCTCGTAGTAGCAGTTGATGCGGCAAACGGAATGGGGGGATTGACTGTTCCCGCCGTTTTCGAGGGTCTTCCTATTGAACTCAAACCACTATATTTTGAGCTCGACGGCACCTTCCCCAACCATGAAGCTAATCCCCTAGAGCCAGCTAATCTTCGTGATTTGCAGGAATTTGTCCAAGAAACGGGTGCTGATATTGGCTTAGCTTTTGATGGAGACGCTGATCGTTGTTTCGTGGTTGATGAGTTAGGGCAACCGGTTAGTCCATCGGCTATCTGTGCACTTATCGCTGAACGTTATTTAGCGACCCGCCCAGGGGCTACCATTATCCACAACCTTATTACATCTCAATCTGTTCCAGAAACCATCGCCCGCAATGGTGGTGTTGCGCTGAAGACCCGGGTGGGGCATTCCTTTATTAAGGCTGCGATGGCAGAATCAGGGGCAGTTTTCGGTGGGGAACATTCTGCCCACTATTACTTCACCGAGTTCTACAATGCCGATTCCGGAATTTTAGCGGCACTTCACGTTCTTGCTGCGTTAGGTTCTCAATCTAAGCCATTATCCGAATTAATGGCTTCCTACCAGCATTATGAGGCGTCGGGAGAAATTAACTCCACTGTCAACGATCAGCAAGAAAGAGTTGACGCCGTGTTGGACGCCTTTAAGGAGCGGATAGCTTCAGTGGAACGATTGGATGGGGTAAGCGTAAAACTCCAAGGAACCCCAGCTTGGTTCAATATTCGCGCTTCCAACACTGAGCCCTTGCTCCGGCTCAACGTCGAGGCTCGCTCGCGCTCAGAGGTAGAGGACTTGGTATCGGAAATTCTCAGCATTATTCGAGCCTAA
- a CDS encoding WhiB family transcriptional regulator — protein MTDSAVLRVGAAAELSLEELFGAVEQEWQDQALCAQTDPEAFFPEKGGSTREAKRICKACPVRDECLEFALEHDERFGIWGGLSDRERRRLKHQIS, from the coding sequence GTGACAGACAGCGCCGTTCTCCGTGTAGGCGCTGCCGCGGAACTAAGCCTCGAAGAGCTTTTTGGGGCTGTTGAACAAGAGTGGCAAGACCAGGCTCTCTGTGCCCAAACTGACCCGGAAGCTTTCTTCCCGGAGAAGGGCGGTTCTACCAGGGAGGCCAAAAGAATCTGCAAAGCATGTCCGGTTCGGGATGAATGCCTAGAATTTGCCCTGGAACACGATGAACGTTTCGGAATATGGGGTGGCCTTTCGGATCGTGAGCGTCGCCGACTAAAACACCAGATCAGCTAA
- the crtI gene encoding phytoene desaturase family protein, with protein sequence MPRSLQPGTKIVVIGGGVAGLASAALLADHGADVCVVDNGRRPGGRAGKLELADYPGFRWDTGPSWFLMPDAFEHFYQLLGTSIDQELTMTHLEPGYRLFPENDHPVDIPRGIEAVAQLAESFESGAGQKMREYLTLAGEVYEIACQRFLYTTFTTPAPFLHPIVIRRLGLLLQLLGKSLESWVNQNFNDTRLRQMLKYPAVFLSGEPRSIPALYHLMSHTDLVQGVRYPQGGFAAVINSLIRLCQQRGVTFRLRTSVQEITWEASRSKNPLRKAHATGVNAEERTPDGPRKIHLDADYVVSTVDLHHSEMDLLPAHLRTWNNKHFRRVNPGISAVLVMAGVTGSLPELEHHNLFFSHNWEVDFDQVRRPLQFRPGEDPVAHTPFSRSVYVSKTSATEHDVAPAGHENLFILLPVVSDPRLGHGNLHHQEASASVSYIQDQVIELISRRANIPDLRSRIVIAKTLGPADFLEQHHSFHGGAIGPAHTLVQSAFFRGAVRSSAVDNLFFAGATTRPGVGVPMCLISAENVLKAMTGDRTSGPRKSREQ encoded by the coding sequence ATGCCGAGGTCTCTTCAGCCGGGAACAAAAATTGTGGTGATCGGTGGCGGGGTGGCAGGCCTAGCTAGTGCTGCTTTGCTTGCTGATCATGGTGCGGATGTATGCGTCGTCGATAATGGACGTCGACCGGGAGGGCGAGCTGGGAAACTAGAGTTGGCTGACTACCCGGGTTTTCGTTGGGATACCGGGCCGTCATGGTTCCTGATGCCCGACGCGTTTGAACACTTTTATCAGCTTCTGGGAACCTCGATAGACCAAGAGCTCACCATGACGCACTTGGAGCCTGGGTATCGGCTTTTTCCGGAGAACGATCACCCCGTAGATATCCCGCGTGGTATTGAAGCTGTGGCTCAGTTAGCTGAGTCTTTCGAATCCGGGGCGGGACAGAAAATGCGAGAGTATTTGACCCTCGCTGGTGAAGTTTATGAGATCGCTTGCCAACGTTTTCTTTATACAACGTTCACGACGCCGGCGCCGTTTTTACACCCGATAGTGATCCGCCGGTTGGGATTGTTACTTCAATTACTGGGAAAAAGTCTAGAAAGCTGGGTTAATCAGAATTTCAACGACACCCGGCTTAGACAAATGCTGAAATATCCGGCGGTATTTTTATCCGGTGAGCCACGCTCAATACCAGCGCTCTATCACTTAATGAGTCACACTGATCTAGTTCAAGGAGTTCGTTACCCTCAAGGCGGTTTCGCCGCGGTCATCAATAGTCTTATCCGGCTGTGCCAGCAACGAGGAGTGACATTTCGGCTACGGACCTCAGTTCAAGAAATAACCTGGGAAGCCTCACGGTCAAAAAATCCGCTCCGCAAAGCTCATGCCACCGGAGTTAACGCCGAAGAACGAACACCCGACGGGCCACGGAAGATTCACCTCGACGCCGACTATGTGGTTTCTACCGTCGATCTTCATCACAGTGAGATGGACCTTCTTCCTGCTCATCTCCGGACCTGGAATAACAAGCACTTTCGTCGGGTCAACCCCGGTATATCAGCGGTCTTGGTCATGGCTGGAGTCACCGGTTCGCTCCCTGAGTTAGAACACCACAACCTCTTCTTTAGCCACAATTGGGAGGTTGATTTTGATCAAGTACGACGCCCATTACAGTTCCGCCCCGGTGAGGATCCAGTAGCGCATACTCCCTTTTCCCGATCGGTGTATGTGTCAAAAACGTCGGCCACGGAACACGATGTTGCACCAGCGGGGCATGAGAATCTCTTTATCCTCTTGCCGGTGGTTTCAGACCCTCGGCTAGGGCACGGGAATCTTCATCACCAAGAGGCGTCCGCGTCGGTGTCGTATATCCAAGATCAAGTTATTGAGTTGATTTCCCGACGAGCCAATATCCCAGATCTTCGCTCCCGGATAGTCATCGCCAAAACGTTGGGTCCAGCCGATTTCTTGGAACAGCATCATTCTTTCCATGGTGGTGCTATTGGGCCAGCCCACACCCTCGTGCAATCGGCTTTCTTCCGGGGTGCAGTTCGTAGTTCCGCCGTTGACAACCTCTTTTTTGCAGGAGCTACTACTCGCCCAGGAGTAGGGGTGCCTATGTGTTTGATTTCCGCAGAAAACGTGCTTAAAGCAATGACCGGGGACCGAACTTCCGGCCCCCGGAAAAGCAGGGAACAATGA
- a CDS encoding LCP family protein: MNEPQRPIRNIKAAPSAATSLTQAGPKPLKVVLAVLAVCVLLISGVGWYAVGRVGNDVANAGNLALGGGKGSRGHAADGATDILLVGSDSRTDAQGNQLTPEEIDMLHAGDEEADNTDTMMVIRVPNDGSSATAVSIPRDTYIKDGENGNMKINGVYAAHKASEAEHLRAEAAQGGQHLSDAEIEERSKVAGRKALIQAVANLTGVEVDHYAEVGLVGFVLLTDAVGGVDVCLNAPVNDEFSGANFPAGQQTLNGPQALAFVRQRHGLPRGDLDRIVRQQAYMASLVNKVLAAGTLTNPSKLSDMGQAVQRSVVLDDGWDIISFATQLQDLAGGNVVFNTIPVTSLDGVGDYGESIVTVNVDEVHRFMKNLLGDKNDPNNDNTESSSTTAQPAEKFSDAVKTSQVHVLNAGSTPGLAGAIAKVLKDDGLKVVETGNSRPGVYSTSQILVAPGSEDAGHELANALGGLEVKENSSLEPGTIIVVAHNDYHGPHGDLQESAAEEKSVVGQPGSDMGELPESPKIDAGGNGPRCVN; the protein is encoded by the coding sequence GTGAACGAGCCGCAGCGTCCCATAAGGAATATCAAGGCAGCGCCCTCGGCTGCTACCTCACTAACCCAGGCGGGCCCCAAACCTCTGAAAGTTGTTCTCGCTGTCCTAGCGGTGTGCGTGCTACTGATTTCTGGCGTTGGCTGGTATGCCGTGGGACGGGTGGGAAATGACGTCGCTAACGCGGGGAACCTCGCACTCGGTGGTGGTAAAGGCTCCCGCGGGCACGCCGCTGACGGCGCTACCGACATCTTGCTGGTGGGATCTGATTCCCGTACCGACGCCCAGGGGAATCAACTTACCCCTGAAGAAATTGACATGCTTCATGCCGGTGATGAGGAAGCCGATAACACAGACACCATGATGGTGATTCGGGTCCCTAACGATGGTTCCTCCGCCACCGCCGTCTCTATTCCGCGAGACACCTACATTAAAGATGGCGAAAACGGCAATATGAAGATCAATGGGGTTTATGCCGCACACAAGGCTAGCGAGGCAGAACACCTCAGAGCTGAAGCAGCCCAAGGCGGACAACACCTCAGCGATGCTGAAATTGAAGAACGCTCTAAAGTTGCAGGCCGAAAAGCCCTGATCCAGGCAGTGGCTAACCTAACCGGAGTAGAAGTCGACCACTACGCCGAGGTTGGCCTCGTTGGTTTCGTCTTACTCACCGACGCTGTTGGGGGCGTGGATGTTTGTCTTAACGCCCCAGTCAATGATGAATTCTCCGGCGCTAACTTCCCAGCCGGACAGCAAACTCTCAACGGCCCTCAGGCGTTAGCCTTTGTTCGCCAACGTCACGGTCTCCCCCGCGGTGATCTCGATCGCATTGTCCGCCAACAAGCGTATATGGCTTCGCTCGTCAACAAAGTGTTAGCCGCCGGCACGCTCACTAACCCCAGCAAGCTCTCCGATATGGGACAAGCCGTGCAGCGCTCTGTGGTGCTCGATGATGGCTGGGATATCATCAGCTTCGCCACCCAACTCCAGGACCTCGCCGGCGGAAATGTGGTATTCAACACTATCCCAGTAACTTCACTGGATGGTGTGGGCGACTATGGGGAATCCATCGTTACCGTCAACGTCGATGAAGTCCATCGATTCATGAAGAACCTGTTGGGCGATAAGAACGATCCGAACAACGACAACACGGAAAGCTCTAGCACCACGGCTCAACCTGCCGAGAAATTCAGCGACGCAGTCAAGACATCCCAGGTCCACGTGCTCAACGCTGGGTCTACTCCGGGTCTCGCTGGAGCCATCGCCAAAGTTCTTAAAGACGATGGACTAAAAGTGGTAGAAACCGGAAATTCCCGCCCTGGGGTGTATTCCACGAGCCAAATCCTCGTGGCCCCTGGCAGCGAAGACGCCGGCCATGAACTCGCCAATGCCCTTGGCGGGCTTGAAGTAAAAGAAAATTCCTCCCTCGAACCGGGGACCATTATCGTCGTTGCCCATAATGACTACCACGGACCTCATGGCGATCTGCAAGAAAGTGCAGCCGAGGAAAAGAGCGTCGTGGGTCAGCCAGGTTCGGATATGGGAGAATTGCCAGAGTCTCCCAAGATTGACGCCGGCGGCAACGGGCCACGCTGCGTGAATTAG
- a CDS encoding metallopeptidase family protein produces MPSSASRDRHGRGLRGPLFPRNAPRSRSPREEFDALVLEAYAPIQQAFADQLQGLDIAVDTIPRMRLSADMTVLPEEIFADGPVPLGRIIPAGVDSHGFPTRARLVLFRKPIEQRAQDVVDRRDLLSTVLSHLVAVYLNLDPRDIDPRFEY; encoded by the coding sequence ATGCCTTCCTCTGCTTCTCGCGACCGCCACGGCCGCGGCCTCCGTGGCCCGCTTTTCCCCCGAAACGCTCCGCGTTCTCGCAGTCCCCGAGAAGAATTTGACGCCCTCGTTTTAGAAGCTTATGCCCCCATTCAGCAAGCCTTTGCTGATCAGCTCCAGGGCTTAGACATTGCCGTAGACACCATTCCCCGCATGAGACTCAGTGCCGATATGACTGTCCTTCCTGAGGAAATTTTTGCCGATGGCCCAGTCCCGTTGGGCCGCATCATTCCCGCTGGAGTAGATTCCCACGGGTTTCCCACAAGGGCTCGGCTCGTTCTCTTTCGCAAACCCATTGAACAACGCGCCCAGGACGTAGTTGATCGCCGAGATTTACTGTCGACAGTTCTGAGTCACCTCGTTGCGGTGTACCTCAATCTCGATCCCCGAGATATAGATCCCCGGTTTGAGTATTAG
- a CDS encoding phytoene/squalene synthase family protein, translating to MPVPIPHPEDLHRWDQVAHRCAARVVRGYSTSFGLGISLLPPAVARDICHLYAVVRIADEIVDGTGTQAGLSPTDIRAALDHYEQCVLQAPSQRFHTDPIMHAYADTAARCHFPEHLIRSFFSSMRQDICVEPQGHSYSPEELSHYIYGSAEVIGLLCVAVFAAHDSSAPWEKERQDRVNTGARALGAAFQKINFLRDIGADYQQLHRTYLPGISPDDFHEDALGDLLVSITKDLDSADSAIKDLPAFSQPAVASISALFRRLHEELSSRTISEIMQSRVRISNAEKLKIVLKAVTYTQWRNCRKGK from the coding sequence ATGCCGGTGCCGATTCCCCATCCAGAAGACTTACATCGGTGGGATCAGGTAGCCCACCGTTGCGCTGCGCGCGTAGTCCGAGGGTATTCCACGAGTTTTGGGCTTGGGATTTCCTTACTTCCGCCAGCAGTCGCCCGAGATATTTGTCATCTTTATGCGGTCGTTCGTATCGCTGATGAGATTGTCGATGGTACCGGAACTCAAGCCGGATTATCCCCGACGGATATTCGGGCCGCACTGGATCACTATGAACAATGCGTTCTCCAAGCGCCGAGCCAGCGCTTCCATACTGACCCGATTATGCATGCCTACGCAGATACTGCGGCCCGCTGCCACTTCCCGGAGCACTTAATCCGCTCCTTCTTCAGCTCTATGCGTCAGGATATTTGCGTCGAACCTCAAGGCCATAGTTACAGCCCTGAGGAACTTTCACACTATATCTATGGCTCCGCGGAGGTCATCGGCTTGTTGTGCGTTGCAGTATTTGCAGCTCATGACTCCTCGGCACCGTGGGAAAAGGAGCGACAGGATCGGGTGAATACCGGAGCGCGGGCACTAGGGGCGGCTTTTCAAAAAATCAATTTTCTGCGCGATATCGGGGCTGATTATCAACAGTTACATCGCACCTATCTTCCCGGGATTAGTCCTGATGACTTCCACGAGGATGCTTTAGGCGATCTCTTGGTATCAATTACCAAGGATTTAGACAGCGCAGATTCCGCTATTAAAGATCTTCCTGCTTTTTCTCAACCTGCAGTAGCGTCAATCAGCGCTCTTTTTCGACGACTTCATGAGGAATTGTCTTCTCGAACTATCTCGGAGATTATGCAGAGTCGAGTACGAATTAGTAACGCTGAGAAATTAAAAATAGTTCTAAAAGCCGTTACGTATACCCAGTGGCGGAATTGTCGAAAGGGAAAATAA
- a CDS encoding DUF3499 domain-containing protein, which translates to MSQFRRCCRPGCNRPAVATLTYAYSESTAVVGPLAESPDPHSWDLCAEHAEKITVPLGWEMLRVDRIDDEDDDDLTALAEAVREAGRGRPRSGLVSVEDHWSDPETSSHPVHRLKRLAKQKTTRRGHLHVVPDLDDGD; encoded by the coding sequence GTGAGTCAATTTCGCCGCTGTTGTCGCCCTGGGTGTAACCGTCCCGCTGTTGCCACACTGACCTATGCCTATAGTGAATCAACCGCGGTCGTCGGTCCGCTTGCCGAGTCGCCGGATCCACATAGTTGGGATCTGTGTGCTGAACATGCAGAGAAAATCACCGTTCCCTTGGGGTGGGAGATGCTGCGGGTAGATCGCATTGATGATGAGGATGACGATGACTTGACTGCTTTGGCGGAGGCGGTACGGGAAGCCGGACGTGGCCGCCCGCGCAGCGGTCTGGTGAGCGTAGAAGATCACTGGTCTGATCCAGAAACCTCCAGTCATCCGGTGCATCGTCTCAAGCGATTGGCGAAACAAAAAACTACTCGACGTGGCCATCTTCACGTGGTGCCGGATCTAGATGACGGCGATTAG
- a CDS encoding glycosyltransferase family 2 protein, whose product MSITSSVLPVITVTYSPGRYLRTFLDSLPSATTHNIVVIMADNGSTDGAPEAAQCDDVILLPTGGNIGYGAAINAALREVDRLGIGNDFVLIANPDAVFDPNSIDQLLECAARHPRGAAFGPRIREADGSTYPSARALPTLSNGIGHAILGGIWVSNPFSRAYKDDLNMDQEREAGWLSGSCLLLRRSALNEIGGFDERYFMYMEDVDLGDRLRRAGWTSIFCPTSVITHAKGHAAGSRPRLTLKAHHDSAYRYQADRHPQWWQAPLRWTLKLGLQLRSVVALQSELRRRNQDNHEDR is encoded by the coding sequence GTGAGTATTACGTCTTCTGTGCTTCCGGTGATTACCGTAACGTATTCACCGGGGCGTTATTTACGCACATTCCTGGATTCATTGCCATCAGCAACGACACACAACATTGTGGTCATCATGGCGGATAATGGTTCGACGGATGGCGCGCCGGAAGCTGCACAATGTGACGACGTTATACTTCTTCCCACTGGGGGGAATATTGGTTATGGTGCGGCGATTAACGCTGCTCTTCGGGAAGTCGATCGTTTGGGTATCGGCAATGACTTCGTTCTTATCGCCAACCCCGACGCTGTTTTTGATCCCAACAGTATTGACCAGCTACTAGAGTGTGCCGCCCGGCACCCACGAGGTGCAGCTTTTGGTCCGCGTATTCGAGAAGCTGATGGCAGCACCTATCCTTCGGCTCGCGCCTTGCCCACTTTGAGTAACGGGATTGGACACGCGATCTTGGGTGGGATCTGGGTGTCGAACCCTTTTAGCCGTGCGTATAAAGATGATCTGAATATGGACCAGGAACGGGAAGCCGGGTGGCTTTCTGGGTCCTGTCTTTTACTGCGGCGGAGTGCGCTGAACGAAATCGGTGGCTTCGATGAGCGTTACTTCATGTATATGGAAGATGTTGATCTGGGAGATCGCCTCCGGCGCGCCGGGTGGACCTCGATATTTTGTCCCACGTCGGTTATTACCCACGCCAAGGGGCATGCTGCTGGGTCACGTCCACGCCTCACCCTGAAGGCACACCATGACAGTGCCTATCGCTATCAGGCGGATCGGCATCCACAGTGGTGGCAGGCTCCCCTTCGGTGGACGCTAAAACTAGGTCTGCAATTGCGTTCCGTGGTGGCGCTGCAATCAGAGTTGCGTCGGCGTAACCAAGATAATCATGAAGACAGATGA
- the manA gene encoding mannose-6-phosphate isomerase, class I: MQQLDGTIRSYPWGSRTMLAALQGRPVPADRPEAELWLGAHPMSPSTVAGRPLTEVIAQDPEGCLGRRVAQRFDNKLPFLLKLLAAEEPLSLQAHPSLAQAQDGFTRENEQNIDVRDPKRNYRDANHKPELTVALSPFKAMAGFRPLALTRELLTSLNCPELDRYLAMVDAPSEDPEVEEENLRALFTTWITIPTGVRETLVAAIIRAAKNYQPQKNWIDEVISNLLLLQERYPGDSGILGALLLNHLTLEPREAIHLAAGQLHAYIHGLGVEIQANSDNVLRGGLTSKYVDVPELVRVLDFHSLADPRTNPVHLPDQPGEIYHVPIPDFVLHRIAQAEDITIDFDGPVIGLCTAGILNLRTQGAPASDESELQLHPGQAVWIPADDPAITLSGGGEFFIATA; this comes from the coding sequence ATGCAGCAGCTTGATGGAACGATCCGCAGTTACCCCTGGGGTTCGCGCACCATGCTCGCAGCACTGCAGGGGCGTCCTGTTCCCGCTGATCGCCCCGAAGCTGAACTATGGCTAGGGGCACATCCGATGAGTCCTTCGACAGTGGCAGGAAGGCCACTCACCGAAGTGATAGCCCAGGACCCGGAAGGATGCCTAGGGCGGCGGGTCGCCCAGCGGTTTGATAATAAATTACCGTTTCTGTTAAAACTGTTAGCTGCTGAAGAACCGTTATCCTTACAAGCGCATCCTTCCTTAGCGCAGGCTCAGGATGGTTTTACTCGTGAAAACGAGCAAAATATTGATGTGCGCGACCCTAAGCGCAATTATCGCGACGCTAACCACAAGCCTGAATTAACTGTTGCTCTGAGCCCATTCAAGGCGATGGCTGGTTTTCGCCCCTTAGCTCTCACCCGAGAACTCCTAACAAGTTTGAACTGCCCGGAGCTAGATCGCTATCTCGCGATGGTGGACGCCCCGTCAGAGGATCCTGAAGTTGAAGAAGAGAATCTTCGAGCACTCTTTACCACATGGATTACTATCCCTACGGGGGTACGAGAGACATTAGTGGCTGCCATTATTCGCGCAGCGAAAAACTATCAGCCTCAGAAAAATTGGATTGATGAGGTGATCTCTAACTTATTGCTGCTCCAGGAGCGCTACCCAGGAGATAGCGGAATACTGGGTGCGCTGTTGCTCAATCATCTCACCTTGGAACCCAGAGAAGCCATCCACCTGGCTGCGGGACAGCTCCACGCCTATATTCATGGTCTAGGGGTAGAGATTCAGGCAAATTCAGACAACGTGTTGCGTGGGGGACTGACCAGTAAATACGTGGATGTTCCTGAACTTGTTCGGGTTCTTGATTTCCATTCTTTGGCTGATCCTCGGACAAACCCGGTGCACCTCCCAGATCAGCCGGGAGAAATCTATCACGTTCCTATCCCAGATTTTGTCTTGCACCGGATCGCGCAGGCAGAAGACATCACCATCGATTTTGATGGGCCAGTTATCGGTTTATGCACCGCCGGTATCCTTAACCTCCGCACCCAGGGTGCACCTGCAAGCGATGAATCCGAGCTTCAACTTCATCCTGGGCAAGCAGTGTGGATCCCGGCCGATGATCCAGCAATCACACTCAGTGGTGGGGGAGAATTCTTCATCGCAACCGCCTAA
- a CDS encoding mannose-1-phosphate guanylyltransferase, translated as MATMADTDAVILVGGRGTRLRPLTVNTPKPMLPTAGYPFLQHLLARIKAAGIEHVVLSTSYRAEVFEQYFGDGSDFGLDIEYVVEEEALGTGGGIRNVYPRLRHNTVMVFNGDVLAGTDLAALLRTHHQKNADVTMHLVHVTDPRAYGCVPTDEEGRVLDFLEKTEDPPTDQINAGCYLFRRELIKEAIPAGRAVSVEREVFPQLLANGHRVIGHADTSYWRDMGRPDDFIHGSSDLVRGIAYSPLLAGRTGESLVDDTAGVREGVILFGGTVVGRGTEIGAGCRIDSSVIFDGVTIEPGAKIDNSIIASGARIGANARISHCVIGEGANIGARCELQGGMRVWPGVAIPDNGVRFSSDA; from the coding sequence ATGGCAACGATGGCTGATACCGATGCCGTCATTTTGGTGGGTGGGCGCGGCACCCGGTTGCGTCCGTTAACCGTCAACACCCCAAAACCGATGCTTCCCACGGCGGGTTACCCCTTCTTGCAGCATCTATTGGCTCGGATCAAGGCGGCCGGCATTGAGCATGTAGTGCTTTCTACCTCATATCGAGCTGAAGTTTTTGAGCAGTACTTCGGAGACGGCTCGGATTTTGGTCTCGACATTGAATATGTCGTGGAAGAAGAAGCCCTAGGAACGGGCGGTGGTATTCGCAACGTCTATCCTCGGCTTCGTCATAACACCGTGATGGTATTTAATGGCGACGTTCTGGCGGGAACCGATTTAGCTGCTTTACTGCGTACTCATCACCAGAAAAATGCGGATGTGACCATGCACTTGGTTCATGTTACGGATCCACGAGCTTATGGTTGTGTGCCTACCGATGAGGAGGGGCGCGTCCTGGATTTCTTGGAGAAAACCGAAGATCCTCCCACGGATCAAATTAACGCCGGGTGTTATCTATTCCGTCGGGAATTGATCAAAGAAGCTATTCCGGCTGGACGTGCAGTTAGTGTCGAACGCGAGGTTTTCCCACAGCTTTTAGCTAACGGGCATCGGGTTATTGGACATGCTGATACGTCCTATTGGCGAGATATGGGGCGGCCCGATGACTTTATCCACGGCTCCTCAGATTTAGTCCGTGGCATCGCCTACTCTCCTCTCCTCGCCGGACGAACTGGTGAATCCTTGGTAGATGACACAGCCGGTGTGCGAGAAGGCGTCATCCTATTTGGCGGCACAGTTGTGGGTCGAGGAACAGAAATTGGTGCTGGTTGCCGGATCGACAGCTCGGTGATTTTTGACGGCGTCACTATTGAACCGGGAGCCAAGATCGATAACTCCATCATCGCCTCTGGTGCAAGAATCGGCGCCAACGCGCGTATTAGTCACTGCGTCATCGGCGAAGGCGCCAATATCGGGGCCCGGTGTGAGCTTCAAGGTGGAATGAGAGTGTGGCCAGGAGTGGCAATTCCCGACAACGGAGTCCGGTTTTCTTCCGACGCATAG